One Papaver somniferum cultivar HN1 chromosome 10, ASM357369v1, whole genome shotgun sequence genomic window carries:
- the LOC113317062 gene encoding gibberellin-regulated protein 4-like, with protein MAISCKVKFAALLLFAVLAISMLPSTQVSAVGLGSYPDLLRKYYGPGTVTPAQCPGRCATRCSKTKHRFDFCNAGCMSCCNSCKCVPPGITGYREVCPCYDLKKTKKGGPKCP; from the exons ATGGCAATCAGTTGCAAGGTGAAGTTTGCTGCGCTCTTGCTTTTCGCAGTGCTTGCCATCTCCATGCTTCCATCCACTCAG GTCTCGGCAGTAGGACTAGGG AGTTATCCTGATTTACTAAGGAAATATTACGGACCAGGAACCGTGACACCGGCCC AATGTCCTGGGAGATGTGCAACGAGGTGCAGTAAGACCAAGCACCGTTTTGATTTTTGCAATGCGGGTTGTATGAGTTGCTGCAATTCATGCAAGTGTGTGCCCCCAGGTATTACTGGCTACAGAGAGGTCTGCCCTTGCTACGACCTCAAGAAGACTAAGAAGGGAGGACCAAAATGCCCTTAA